The window CGACCGGAAGACGCCGACTGGAACGTTCTCGATGATCTCCTCGTAGCGCTCGAGGTCGCGCTCGTAACGCCGGCGCTCGAGTTCGTGGCCGACCCACTGTGCGAGGGCCTTTACGGTCGATTGCTGGACCTGCCCGACGTGGGACGTCCGCGGCTCCTCGCTCGCGAAACAGACGGTCCCGTAGACGTCACCCTCGACGACGATCTTCGCGCCGACGTAACAGCGCAGCCCGAACCGCTCGAAGGCCGGATCGCTCTCCCACTCTGGCTCGTTCGCGGCGTCGGTCACCACGACCGGGTCGTCGGCCTCGAGGGTGTGCCGACAGTAGGTTTGCTCGAGCGGGTCCGTGGCCCCCTCCTGGAGCAGTCCGTGATCGCCGATGGCCGCGACGATTCGCTGGGTGCCGTCCTCGATCCGGGTGACGTAGCCGATCGGGAACGCGAGCGACTCCGTTCCGATCTCGAGGAGGCGCTCGAGTTTCTCGTCGACCGGGCGGTTCGGTTCGAACGCCACGTCGTGGAGCCGTGAGAGCGTGGTCGCGGAGCGTTCGATCTCCTGCTCGAGGCGTCGGCGGTCAGTCACGTCCCGCTGGATCGCGACGAACTTCTCCACTGTCCCGTCCTCGCCGACGATAGGGGCGATCGTCTGGTGGGCGAAGTACCGGTCGCCGGACTTTCGCTCGTTGACGACCTCTTCCTCCCAGACCTCACCGTCCAGAATCGCGTTCCACATCCGCTCGTAGTAGGACTGCCCCTGCTCCCCCGATTTGAGGATCCGCGGGTTCCGGCCGATCGCCTCCGAGGTGGAGAAACCGGTAACCCCCTCGAACGCATCGTTCGCGTACTCGATTCGTCCGTCGGTGTCGGTGACGAAGACGGCGTCGGCGGCGTGGTCGATCGCCTCCTCGACGCGCTCGGGACCCAGCGAGAGTTCGCTCTCCTCGCGAGATGCGGCCTCGATCCGGCGGGCGAGCACCTCGTATTCTTCGGCCGCCTGGTTTCCCTTCCGGACGTAGTCGGTCACCCCGGCTGCGAAGGCGTCGCTGATCGTCTCGGCCGACGCCCCGTCTTCGTCGGCGAACAGTACGAACGGTACCGTCCGGTCGTACGATCGAACGGCCCGGAGAACGGACAACGGGTCGACGTCGAGGCCCGTCCCACAGACGATACAGTCGACGTCGACCCGTTCGAGGGCCGCGAGCGCGTCGTCGACGCTCGCTTCGGTCCGCACCTCGAACTCGGCCGCGTCGGTCTCGGATTCGAGGTAGTGGCCGACTGGCTCGAGGGCCGACTCCCCGTCGACGTACAGCACGCGAAGCGACGGCATTCGTCTCACACGAACTCGTCGAGGGGACAATCAACCCAACCGAGAATTCTCGGCGAACAGGAACTGATGGGACGTTTATCAACCGACCTGTATTTTCGCAGTCCTATAAATACCCTTTCATCAACGGGTTCAGTCTAGGGCTTCAGCACGACCTTACCCGAACTCTTGCGGTCCTCGATGTACTGGTGGGCCTCGGCGGCGTCCTCGAGGGCGAACTCCTGGCCGAGGATCACCTGGAGGTCGCCGTTCGTCAGCCCTTGCGTGAGGTCGGGGACGGCCTTCATGACCCTGTTCGGGTCGTGGTAGGCGGCCTGGCCGAGGTGGAACCCCTTGACGGTCTTGTTCTCGAACAGCAGTCGCTGGTTCTCGGCCGAGGCGGGGACGCCACTGGCGACGCCGTAGGTGACCATCCGCCCGAAGTGGGCCATCGCGTCGAGGCTCCGGTCGAAGACGTCGTCGCCGACGCTCTCCAGGACGAGGTCGACGCCCTCGCCGTCGGTCTCGGCCTCGACGACCTCGCGAAAGTCCGTCTCGGTGTAGTTGATCGGGTGATCACAGCCCAGGTCGGCGGCCAGATCGAGTTTCTCCTGGCTGCTCGCGGTGCCGAACACCTCGGCGCCGGCGTTCGAGGCTAACTGGACCGCGGCGGTACCGACCCCGCCCGCGGCGGCCTGGATCAGCACCGTTTCGCCCTCCTCGAGGCCGCCCCACTCGAACAGACAGGCGTGGGCGGTCAGGAACTGCACGGGGAAGCCGGCGGCTTCCTCGAAACTCATCCCCTCGGGGATGGGAAAGAGCCGCTGGGCGTCGGCGGTCGCGTACTCGGCGTAGCCGCCGGTGTTCAGCATCGCGACGACGCGGTCGCCTTCCTCCAGGTCGACGCCCTCACCGGTGGCGTCGATCCGTCCCGCGGCCTCCATCCCGGGGACGTAGGGCGTCTCGGGACCGCCGGGGTAGTGGCCGCGACGTTGCATCACATCGGCGAAGTTGATCCCCGCGGCTTCGACCTCGATGCGAACCTCACCTGCGTCGGGTTCCGGGCGGTCCGCCTCGACGGCCTCGAGTCGGTCGCTGTCGCCGTATTCCGTTACCTGGATTGCGCGCATGGGATTACGTTGGTAGCGACGCGTATAAATCTGTGACAACGGGAAACGATCGGCGCGGCGTTTGTTCGAGGCCGTGGCGGGGGAGGCCGATTCCCTCGCGGTGGCCTTCGCATGGTTTAATACTGCGGTGACTGACTGTCGAACCAATGAGCGACGAGAGTCAGGAACTCGGCATCACCGAGTCGAAATCACACAAGCCCGGCGAGTGGTACGCCGAAGTCGTCCAGAAGGCCGGCCTCGCGGACTACGCGCCGATGGGCGGGTTCATCGTCACGAAGCCCCGCGGCTACGCCCTGTGGGAGCGTATCCAGGACGCACTCGACGGCTGGTTCAAGGAGACCGGCGTCGACAACGTCTACTTCCCGATGTTCATCCCCGAGAGTTTCCTCGAGCGGGAGAAGGACATCGTCGAAGGGTTCGATCCGGAGGTCGCGTGGGTGACTCAGGGCGGCCACGAAGAACTCGAGGAACGACTGGCCGTCCGTCCGACGAGTGAATCGATCATCGCGCCCTTCATGGCCGACTGGACCCGCAGCCACCGCGACCTGCCCCTGCGGCTGAACCAGTGGTGTTCCGTCGTCCGGTGGGAGGCTACGGAGACGAAGCCGTTCTTCCGCACGAAGGAGTTCATGTGGCAGGAAGGCCACACCGCCCACGCCACCGACGAGAGCGCCTGGGAGGAGGTCTGGACCCGCCTCGAACAGTACGAGCGCGTCTACGAGGACGTCCTCGCCATCCCGGTGCTGCGGGGCAAAAAGCCCGAACACGACAAGTTCCCCGGGGCGGACACGACGACGACGGTGGAGGCCCTGATGCCCGACGGCAAGTCCGTCCAGGGCGGCACCAGCCACCACCTCGGCCAGAGCTTCGCCGAGGCGTTCGACATCACCTTCGTCGACGAGGACGAAGAAGAGAAGACGGCCTACACCACCTCGTGGGGGCTGTCCTGGCGCGCGCTCGGGGCACTGGTCATGACTCACTCCGACGACCAGGGGCTCGTACTCCCGCCGACGGTCGCGCCCACGCAGGTCGTCATCGTTCCGATCTGGCAGGATGACACCAAGGACGACGTCCTCGAGTACTCCGAGTCCATCGCCGACGACCTCGAGGAGGCCGGCTTCCGCGTCGAACTCGACGACCGCGACGAGCGCAATCCCGGCTTCAAGTTCAACGAACACGAGCTCAACGGCGTCCCGCTGCGGCTCGAGATCGGTCCCAACGAGGTCGAGGACGAGGAGATCACCCTGGTCCACCGCCCGGACAACGAACAGTCCGTCGCCGACCGTGCCGGGATCGTCGACACGGTCGATGCCCACCTCGAGGAGATCTACGACAAACTCTACGAGGCCGCCGAGGAGAACCTCGAGGAGAACGTCCGCGAGGCCCACAGCCCCGAGGACATCATGGGGACGATCGGCAAACACGGCGGCTACGTGAAGACGCCGTGGTGTGGCGACGAGGCCTGCGAGGAGGCCATCAAAGAGAAGGTCGCCGCGGAGATCGTCATGCAGCCTCTCGAGGACGAGGGCGGCGAGACGGCGGGCGACGTACCCGAACCCGACCACGACGAGTGTGGGGTCTGTGGCGAACCCGCCGACGAGGTCGCGTACTTCGCGAAGTCTTACTGATTGTCACCGCTTTTTCCCACCTTCTCTCCCTGTAACTCGAGCGGTGCCGCTGTCGACGGTGAATGCGTAAGCCGTTCACACGGAACCTAATCGTTTAACCCAAGGTTGCTTGGTAACGGCCGTCGAAAGTTCGATGTGGTGTTCACTCCGGTGGGTGAACACTACGTGCCTCTGACATTTCCCTTCCTTCTGGATCGACCTGATAGTTCTCGCGCCGCGACTATTTACACCTTATATTCATATGGATGTGTCTAGAATACACTTAGTCATTATGGGTCAACCTCTTATATCGATTGCCGCTACGAAGTGGTATGTCACAGCCACACAGAGCGGTATCCACCGACCGCTCCCGGGGTCTCGCCGATCCCGAGGACTCCCGGTCGAACTGCGGCGTCGGCGTCGTGATGGACCTCGCGGGCGAGGGCGGCCGCGACGTCGTCGCCGACGGTCTCGAACTGCTCGTCAATCTCGAACACCGCGGCACCACCGGCGCCGAAGCGGACACCGGCGACGGCGCGGGTATCATGCTCCAGACGCCGGACGCGTTCTTCGCTGACGTTCTCGAGACCGATCTCCCCGACACCTACGCGGTCGGCTCGATCTTCTTCCCCCAGTCCGAGGCGGCCCGCGAGACGATCCGGGCGCTCGCCGAAGACACCTTCGCGACCTACGGCCTCGAGACCCTCGAGTGGCGCTCGGTGCCGACCGATAACGCGGACCTCGGCGCGACGGCAGTCGACTCCGAACCCGACGTGTGGCAGGTCGCCGTCGCCCCCGAGGAGCCGCTGGCGGACGACGAGTTCGACCGCCGGCTCTACGTCGCACGACGCGCCCTCGAGAACGAGGTCGACGACCGCGACATCGACGGCGCGGAGCGGTTCTACGTCTGCTCGCTCAACGCCGACACGCTCGTCTACAAGGGGCTGCTCAAGGGCGAACAGCTCCCGACCTACTACCCCGACCTGACCGACGACCGCCTCGAGTCGACGTTCGTCATGGTCCACGAGCGGTTCTCGACGAACACGCTCGGGGCCTGGCACCTCGCTCACCCTCATCGGCGGATCATCCACAACGGCGAGTTCAACACCATCCAGGGCAACGTCAACTGGATGCGCGCCCGCGAGACGGACATCGCGAGCGAGACGATTCCGGATCTCGA of the Halobiforma lacisalsi AJ5 genome contains:
- a CDS encoding quinone oxidoreductase family protein; protein product: MRAIQVTEYGDSDRLEAVEADRPEPDAGEVRIEVEAAGINFADVMQRRGHYPGGPETPYVPGMEAAGRIDATGEGVDLEEGDRVVAMLNTGGYAEYATADAQRLFPIPEGMSFEEAAGFPVQFLTAHACLFEWGGLEEGETVLIQAAAGGVGTAAVQLASNAGAEVFGTASSQEKLDLAADLGCDHPINYTETDFREVVEAETDGEGVDLVLESVGDDVFDRSLDAMAHFGRMVTYGVASGVPASAENQRLLFENKTVKGFHLGQAAYHDPNRVMKAVPDLTQGLTNGDLQVILGQEFALEDAAEAHQYIEDRKSSGKVVLKP
- the proS gene encoding proline--tRNA ligase yields the protein MSDESQELGITESKSHKPGEWYAEVVQKAGLADYAPMGGFIVTKPRGYALWERIQDALDGWFKETGVDNVYFPMFIPESFLEREKDIVEGFDPEVAWVTQGGHEELEERLAVRPTSESIIAPFMADWTRSHRDLPLRLNQWCSVVRWEATETKPFFRTKEFMWQEGHTAHATDESAWEEVWTRLEQYERVYEDVLAIPVLRGKKPEHDKFPGADTTTTVEALMPDGKSVQGGTSHHLGQSFAEAFDITFVDEDEEEKTAYTTSWGLSWRALGALVMTHSDDQGLVLPPTVAPTQVVIVPIWQDDTKDDVLEYSESIADDLEEAGFRVELDDRDERNPGFKFNEHELNGVPLRLEIGPNEVEDEEITLVHRPDNEQSVADRAGIVDTVDAHLEEIYDKLYEAAEENLEENVREAHSPEDIMGTIGKHGGYVKTPWCGDEACEEAIKEKVAAEIVMQPLEDEGGETAGDVPEPDHDECGVCGEPADEVAYFAKSY